In Takifugu flavidus isolate HTHZ2018 chromosome 5, ASM371156v2, whole genome shotgun sequence, the following proteins share a genomic window:
- the LOC130525294 gene encoding phytanoyl-CoA hydroxylase-interacting protein, with the protein MTEMDAPLSTPCNIQICEVTCDSFRIMWDMTPEDTTRATHFFIDLSRKECGDPNRFKHRDVPTKLVAKAVPLPMAVRGHWFLSPRTEYCVAVQTAIRQPDGEYQVSEWSQVVEFSTGDYAMEHLQQLLDKATGSAGRLLKFSVFYRNQHPEYFDFVRRECGGLMRPALKDCSGSHGSPINSKLHGVFFSCNTEFDTGLPSRDSPYGPLRFHIPAGRLLNPNISLYFADFYCMYTAYHYVVLVLAPVGSEGDTFCRPRLPMLDLASNPFLTYAEPHRPGEEPVFCHASDVILEVLFTDPVPLDQGSVEQISGHHQLMSLTTANAKKDPSCKVCNISVGR; encoded by the exons ACgcccctctctccaccccctgtAATATCCAGATTTGTGAGGTGACCTGCGACTCTTTCCGGATCATGTGGGACATGACCCCCGAGGACACGACCAGGGCCACACACTTCTTCATCGACCTCAGTCGCAAAGAATGTGGAGACCCAAACCGCTTTAAACACCGG GATGTCCCCACCAAACTTGTGGCCAAGGCGGTGCCGCTTCCCATGGCCGTGAGAGGTCACTGGTTCCTCAGCCCCAGGACAGAGTACTGCGTGGCCGTCCAGACCGCTATCCGACAGCCGGACGGCGAATACCAAGTGTCAGAGTGGAGCCAAGTGGTGGAGTTCAGCACAGGAG ATTATGCCATGGAACACCTACAGCAGCTTCTTGACAAGGCCACCGGCTCTGCAGGGAGGCTGCTGAAATTCTCTGTCTTTTATCGCAACCAGCATCCAGAATACTTTGACTTTGTCAG gAGGGAGTGTGGAGGTCTGATGCGTCCGGCCCTGAAAGACTGCAGCGGCAGTCATGGTTCTCCCATCAACAGCAAGCTACACGGAGTCTTCTTCAGTTGCAACACAGAGTTTGATACGGGCCTTCCGTCCAGGGACTCCCCCTACGGCCCCCTGCGCTTTCACATCCCTGCTGGACGCCTGCTGAACCCCAACATCAGCCTGTACTTTGCAGACTTCTACTGTATGTACACAGCCTATCACTATGTGGTCCTGGTGCTGGCCCCCGTTGGCTCGGAGGGAGACACTTTCTGTCGCCCTCGTCTCCCCATGTTGGACTTGGCCTCGAACCCCTTTCTCACATACGCTGAGCCCCACAGGCCCGGGGAGGAGCCCGTCTTCTGCCACGCCAGTGACGTCATACTGGAGGTGCTCTTCACAGACCCGGTTCCCTTGGACCAGGGCAGCGTGGAGCAGATCAGCGGGCACCACCAGCTCATGAGTCTGACCACAGCCAACGCCAAGAAGGACCCGAGCTGCAAAGTGTGCAATATCAGTGTGGGACGCTGA
- the gins4 gene encoding DNA replication complex GINS protein SLD5 yields MSDATFEDECDVNQDDSQEDVMTPAELIAKLEEAWLNEKFSPELLENKSEVVECVMEQLTHMDANLQRVKKGDMKASIHRMEIDRIRFVLSSYLRSRLQKIEKFFPHVLEKEKCRQAGEPSLLSPEEFAFAKEYYSNTEAYLKAVALKRMPPNLQTVDMLKAVPEPCLDSFVFLRAKESQENILVEPETDDQREYVVDLEEGSQHLMRYRTIAPLVSTGAVQLI; encoded by the exons ATGTCAGACGCGACATTTGAGGACGAATGCGACGTCAACCAAGATGACAGCCAGGAGGATGTTATGACGCCGGCGGAGCTGATCGCTAAACTGGAAGAA GCTTGGTTGAATGAGAAGTTCTCGCCGGAGCTGTTGGAGAACAAATCGGAGGTGGTGGAGTgcgtgatggagcagctgacTCACATG GACGCCAACCTTCAGCGGGTGAAGAAAGGCGACATGAAGGCCAGCATTCATCGCATGGAAATAGACCGGATTCGGTTTGTGCTCAGCAGCTACCTGCGCTCTCGCCTGCAGAAG ATCGAAAAGTTCTTCCCGCACGTGTTGGAGAAGGAGAAGTGCCGACAGGCGGGAGAGCCGTCGCTGCTTTCACCGGAGGAGTTTGCCTTCGCCAAAGA GTACTACAGCAACACGGAGGCCTACCTGAAAGCTGTGGCACTGAAGCGGATGCCACCCAACCTTCAGACTGTGGATATGCTCAAAGCTG TTCCTGAGCCTTGTCTGGACTCCTTTGTGTTCCTGCGGGCCAAAGAGTCGCAGGAGAACATCCTGGTTGAGCCTGAAACAGACGATCAAAG AGAGTATGTTGTGGATCTGGAAGAGGGCTCCCAGCATCTCATGCGGTATCGAACTATAGCTCCACTCGTTTCAACTGGAGCCGTGCAGCTAATATGA
- the ppp1r3c2b gene encoding protein phosphatase 1 regulatory subunit 3C-B-like isoform X2 — translation MRPPPPGLFPADTFGTACLGQPAACILDEDEISLPIRNRRVFFADSCGLSLAAVRMFSDEEEQPDLELLPSLQGLGSMTEDGYSCTVSTCCPGTRLKLGFPQPSADFQAFRAKLAKSMVTLENCSVTDHVLQGTVRVRNVSFQKDVRVRITFDSWQSYQDVACVYLQKRFGGPETDIFEFDIAVPRVLDAKRKIEFCLFYLPGGHAEPFWDNNSGQNYSVAVCVSSHLCCGNSVDKRA, via the coding sequence ATGCGCCCTCCACCGCCTGGCCTCTTCCCCGCAGACACCTTCGGCACGGCCTGCCTGGGCCAACCGGCAGCGTGCATCCTGGATGAGGATGAAATCTCGCTCCCGATCAGGAACAGACGGGTGTTTTTCGCCGACTCGTGTGGATTGTCTCTAGCGGCGGTGAGGATGTTTTccgatgaagaggagcagccCGACCTGGAACTGCTGCCGTCCCTGCAGGGGTTGGGGAGCATGACAGAGGACGGCTACAGTTGCACCGTCAGCACCTGCTGCCCAGGAACGCGCCTCAAACTGGGCTTCCCGCAGCCGTCTGCAGACTTCCAGGCCTTCCGCGCCAAGCTGGCAAAGAGCATGGTCACCCTGGAGAACTGCAGCGTCACTGACCACGTCCTGCAAGGCACCGTCCGAGTCAGGAACGTCAGCTTCCAGAAGGACGTCCGCGTGCGCATCACCTTTGACTCCTGGCAGAGCTACCAGGATGTGGCCTGTGTGTACCTGCAGAAACGCTTCGGAGGGCCCGAGACGGACATCTTTGAATTTGACATTGCTGTTCCAAGAGTGCTCGATGCCAAAAGGAAGATCGAGTTCTGCTTGTTTTATTTACCGGGGGGCCACGCTGAGCCCTTCTGGGACAACAACAGTGGACAGAATTACagtgttgctgtttgtgtgagTTCGCATCTTTGCTGTGGGAATTCTGTAGATAAAAGAGCTTAA
- the ppp1r3c2b gene encoding protein phosphatase 1 regulatory subunit 3C-B-like isoform X1: MEMSSATVLPVGLRSAAQSAGLAEIAVRLYLNQRKQLCPHVWVPILKPQRPCMRPPPPGLFPADTFGTACLGQPAACILDEDEISLPIRNRRVFFADSCGLSLAAVRMFSDEEEQPDLELLPSLQGLGSMTEDGYSCTVSTCCPGTRLKLGFPQPSADFQAFRAKLAKSMVTLENCSVTDHVLQGTVRVRNVSFQKDVRVRITFDSWQSYQDVACVYLQKRFGGPETDIFEFDIAVPRVLDAKRKIEFCLFYLPGGHAEPFWDNNSGQNYSVAVCVSSHLCCGNSVDKRA; the protein is encoded by the exons ATGGAGATGTCCTCTGCAAC CGTCCTGCCGGTTGGTCTCCGGTCCGCCGCCCAGTCAGCTGGGCTCGCAGAGATCGCTGTCAGGCTCTACTTGAACCAACGTAAGCAGCTCTGTCCTCACGTGTGGGTTCCCATCCTGAAGCCCCAGCGCCCCTGCATGCGCCCTCCACCGCCTGGCCTCTTCCCCGCAGACACCTTCGGCACGGCCTGCCTGGGCCAACCGGCAGCGTGCATCCTGGATGAGGATGAAATCTCGCTCCCGATCAGGAACAGACGGGTGTTTTTCGCCGACTCGTGTGGATTGTCTCTAGCGGCGGTGAGGATGTTTTccgatgaagaggagcagccCGACCTGGAACTGCTGCCGTCCCTGCAGGGGTTGGGGAGCATGACAGAGGACGGCTACAGTTGCACCGTCAGCACCTGCTGCCCAGGAACGCGCCTCAAACTGGGCTTCCCGCAGCCGTCTGCAGACTTCCAGGCCTTCCGCGCCAAGCTGGCAAAGAGCATGGTCACCCTGGAGAACTGCAGCGTCACTGACCACGTCCTGCAAGGCACCGTCCGAGTCAGGAACGTCAGCTTCCAGAAGGACGTCCGCGTGCGCATCACCTTTGACTCCTGGCAGAGCTACCAGGATGTGGCCTGTGTGTACCTGCAGAAACGCTTCGGAGGGCCCGAGACGGACATCTTTGAATTTGACATTGCTGTTCCAAGAGTGCTCGATGCCAAAAGGAAGATCGAGTTCTGCTTGTTTTATTTACCGGGGGGCCACGCTGAGCCCTTCTGGGACAACAACAGTGGACAGAATTACagtgttgctgtttgtgtgagTTCGCATCTTTGCTGTGGGAATTCTGTAGATAAAAGAGCTTAA